The following are encoded in a window of Nitrospira sp. genomic DNA:
- a CDS encoding type II toxin-antitoxin system HicA family toxin, with translation MGGSLRLCSGAEAVQKFRRAGWTVSRQRGSHVMMVKSGYEYTLSIPQHEELGPGLLRKLIRQAGISVEQFNDL, from the coding sequence ATGGGTGGATCTCTCCGGCTCTGTTCAGGGGCCGAGGCGGTTCAGAAATTTCGACGTGCCGGATGGACGGTCTCGCGACAGCGCGGTTCCCATGTGATGATGGTCAAATCCGGCTATGAATACACTCTGTCCATTCCACAACATGAAGAACTCGGCCCAGGTCTGCTCAGAAAACTCATTCGCCAGGCGGGGATTTCTGTAGAACAGTTTAACGATCTCTGA
- a CDS encoding alginate export family protein, which translates to MATFFSAAVMAAGMSVTAVPAQAAFELPEGEKITNLPAIPRAIPQKEGYELYDPKIGKNFDLKNFWMRADVRVRPEMRNASCFGSTFQGAGNCNTFAQANAGTRNQGRANDSYVQQWVRLGIGYDLSPDVNFYMEIIDSATWGGNGTFAGTNGAAGIDALNHNGANANGGGNGGRLGVRAAYMLVRNFAGVQGLSLKAGRQYVIFGNHSLFGHFDWANTGYSHDGVMLQYSTKSIDTYLGWFKTSESDLGQAAAVGSLGNNLGIAGAAATNSASADGDMIIFYNQIKSVPGFLIEPYYIFYRNGLGSGQVGTDATFGQGAPKHANQVRHTVGNRIEMRKGNFDAINETVFQFGRMGDSGNGNALAGGAGGCGGSGRCLSINAFATRNWIGYTAYETAWKPRLAFNFDYASGDGRNNCGQGASPTACKTANTFENFFPTNHIHMGYMDVQAWKNMMSPSVNFQARPSKDDHIELWYTNLNLASAQDNWYRGAQGAYVFSRTGNTKKHIGDEIDFSWTHMMMDGKLAFQATYGYMFAGSYIEQNLGTSTNQQWGYVQLWMNF; encoded by the coding sequence ATGGCCACCTTCTTCAGCGCGGCCGTAATGGCAGCGGGCATGTCGGTCACGGCAGTCCCGGCCCAAGCGGCATTTGAGCTGCCGGAAGGCGAGAAGATCACGAATCTTCCAGCCATCCCCCGTGCAATTCCGCAAAAGGAAGGGTACGAACTCTACGATCCGAAGATCGGGAAGAACTTCGATCTCAAGAATTTCTGGATGCGCGCGGATGTCCGCGTGCGGCCGGAAATGCGTAACGCATCATGCTTCGGCAGCACGTTTCAAGGAGCTGGAAATTGTAATACGTTTGCGCAAGCTAATGCGGGCACGAGAAATCAGGGTAGAGCCAACGACTCCTATGTGCAGCAGTGGGTGCGTTTGGGTATCGGCTATGACCTCTCGCCGGACGTGAATTTCTACATGGAAATTATTGACTCGGCGACGTGGGGTGGCAACGGCACGTTTGCGGGTACGAACGGTGCGGCCGGCATTGATGCGCTCAACCATAATGGAGCTAATGCCAACGGTGGTGGTAATGGCGGTCGCTTGGGTGTTCGCGCTGCCTACATGTTGGTTCGGAACTTTGCCGGAGTCCAAGGCCTCAGCTTGAAGGCCGGTCGGCAATACGTGATCTTCGGAAACCATTCATTGTTCGGCCACTTCGATTGGGCTAACACCGGTTATTCTCATGACGGTGTGATGTTGCAATACAGCACCAAGTCGATCGACACCTACTTGGGCTGGTTCAAGACCTCGGAGAGTGACCTTGGCCAGGCTGCGGCGGTTGGCAGCTTGGGAAATAACCTCGGCATTGCTGGGGCTGCTGCCACGAATAGTGCCTCAGCCGATGGTGACATGATCATTTTCTACAACCAGATTAAATCTGTCCCAGGCTTCTTGATCGAACCCTATTACATTTTCTATCGGAATGGTTTGGGTTCTGGACAAGTGGGCACTGATGCAACTTTTGGGCAGGGAGCGCCGAAGCATGCGAACCAGGTTCGCCATACGGTGGGTAACCGGATTGAAATGCGCAAGGGTAACTTTGACGCGATCAACGAGACGGTCTTCCAGTTCGGTCGGATGGGCGACAGTGGTAACGGTAACGCGTTGGCCGGCGGAGCAGGCGGTTGCGGTGGCAGCGGCCGTTGCTTAAGCATTAATGCCTTTGCGACCAGAAACTGGATCGGCTACACGGCCTATGAAACTGCCTGGAAGCCGCGGTTGGCCTTCAACTTCGACTATGCCTCAGGCGACGGTCGCAACAATTGCGGTCAAGGCGCTTCCCCTACGGCCTGCAAAACGGCCAACACGTTTGAAAACTTCTTCCCGACCAACCACATCCACATGGGTTACATGGATGTCCAAGCCTGGAAGAACATGATGAGCCCCTCGGTGAACTTCCAAGCTCGCCCGAGCAAGGACGACCACATCGAGTTGTGGTACACCAACCTGAACCTCGCGAGTGCCCAGGACAACTGGTATCGCGGAGCGCAGGGCGCCTATGTGTTTTCACGGACAGGCAACACCAAGAAGCACATCGGAGACGAAATCGACTTCTCCTGGACCCATATGATGATGGACGGCAAGCTCGCCTTCCAAGCCACCTATGGGTACATGTTTGCCGGTTCGTACATCGAACAGAACCTGGGCACCAGCACCAATCAACAGTGGGGCTACGTCCAGCTCTGGATGAACTTCTAA
- a CDS encoding four helix bundle protein, with protein MRDFKKLKVWEKSHELTLAVYKATASFPGRELFGLTSQMRRSAASIPANIAEGCGRSGEPELARFLRISLGSASELEYHIILSTDLSYINKPTSHDLAKQVAEVKRMLTALIQKLTAES; from the coding sequence ATGCGGGACTTCAAGAAGCTCAAAGTCTGGGAAAAGTCTCACGAGTTGACCTTGGCAGTCTACAAAGCCACAGCTTCATTCCCAGGTCGGGAGTTATTTGGGCTTACTAGTCAGATGAGACGTTCAGCAGCATCAATACCGGCGAACATTGCCGAAGGCTGCGGAAGAAGTGGCGAGCCGGAGTTAGCCAGATTTTTGAGAATATCCCTTGGATCAGCTAGCGAGCTTGAGTACCACATTATCCTTTCAACTGACCTGTCCTACATTAACAAGCCCACGAGCCATGATCTAGCCAAACAGGTAGCGGAGGTCAAACGAATGCTGACCGCTCTCATTCAAAAACTGACGGCTGAAAGCTAA
- a CDS encoding ATP-dependent DNA helicase RecQ, with amino-acid sequence MYDLQKQLRQQFGLAQFRPGQEDVMRAVIARRDAMVVMPTGQGKSLCYQLPATLLPGLTLVVSPLIALMQDQVESLKQRKISAAAFHSGLTEQQRDKVIQGLHLQSLKLLYVAPERIQHEGFLRLVRKCLVSLLVVDEAHCISQWGHDFRPDYMKLGRLRQELNNPPCLALTATATTRVQADICERLTLRDPLPVVTGFRRENLALSVRLCSSLGEKLTELDRLVRKCEAGTIVIYGATRRTVEEVASWLGQTHPSVGYYHAGLSDEERRLVHDDFRQGQLRILVATNAFGMGIDKADVRLVVHIDIPGSIEAYYQEAGRAGRDGLPAACVLLFHERDLNTQEYFIQQAAKDPASGERAARMRTLLRDMLAYVSVRTCRQLAILDYFSDAEERAMGPCGLCDRCVSEVHEASASLQDEAACARAVLQTVAWCDGRFGVTRVVEILRGSQSKAILSQGAERCESYGFCRDSSKTTVTHAVKDLIDSGYLAVIGQEYPLLDLTRLGREVLNGTRALDAGQAAGGAIGARSTQAAAERRPSRAIELAAPGDPQLYERLRRLRTALAEEEGVAPFVIFHDKTLRTIASHKPVTQAALLEIPGIGDAKVERYGRRVLEIVNGE; translated from the coding sequence TTGTACGATCTACAAAAGCAGCTTCGACAGCAGTTTGGTCTTGCCCAGTTCAGGCCCGGCCAAGAAGACGTGATGCGGGCGGTGATAGCCCGTCGCGATGCGATGGTGGTCATGCCGACCGGCCAGGGGAAATCACTCTGTTATCAACTTCCGGCAACCCTCTTGCCTGGGTTGACCCTCGTGGTGTCTCCACTCATTGCCTTGATGCAGGATCAAGTCGAGAGTCTGAAACAGCGCAAGATATCCGCGGCGGCCTTTCATTCCGGTCTGACTGAACAGCAACGAGACAAGGTCATCCAGGGGCTCCATCTTCAAAGTCTTAAACTTCTCTATGTAGCGCCGGAACGGATTCAACACGAAGGATTTCTGCGCCTGGTTCGGAAATGCCTGGTGTCGCTCCTGGTCGTCGACGAAGCGCACTGCATCTCCCAATGGGGGCATGATTTCAGACCTGACTATATGAAGCTCGGGCGTCTACGTCAGGAGCTCAACAATCCGCCCTGTTTGGCGTTGACGGCCACGGCGACGACGCGGGTGCAGGCCGACATTTGCGAACGGTTGACCCTGCGCGATCCGTTGCCCGTGGTGACGGGATTCCGGCGGGAAAATTTGGCCTTGTCCGTCCGGCTCTGTTCGTCGCTTGGGGAGAAGCTGACGGAATTGGATCGGCTGGTTCGAAAATGCGAAGCGGGGACCATTGTGATTTATGGAGCCACCCGCCGGACGGTGGAGGAAGTCGCGAGCTGGCTCGGGCAAACCCATCCGTCTGTCGGGTACTACCATGCCGGGCTTTCCGATGAGGAGCGGCGACTCGTCCATGATGATTTTCGCCAGGGGCAGCTCCGCATTCTCGTGGCGACCAACGCGTTCGGCATGGGCATCGATAAGGCGGACGTGCGTTTGGTCGTGCATATCGATATTCCGGGAAGCATCGAAGCCTACTACCAGGAGGCGGGCCGCGCCGGGCGCGACGGGTTGCCGGCTGCTTGTGTGCTGTTGTTTCATGAGCGGGATCTCAATACGCAGGAATATTTCATTCAGCAGGCGGCGAAAGATCCGGCGAGTGGAGAACGTGCGGCTCGCATGCGGACGTTGCTTCGCGACATGCTGGCCTATGTGTCGGTTCGTACCTGCCGCCAGCTGGCGATTCTGGATTACTTCAGCGATGCCGAGGAGCGGGCCATGGGGCCTTGCGGCCTCTGCGATCGCTGCGTGAGCGAGGTGCATGAAGCGTCCGCATCTCTTCAGGATGAAGCGGCCTGTGCCAGGGCTGTGCTGCAGACGGTGGCCTGGTGTGATGGGCGATTCGGGGTGACTCGCGTTGTGGAGATTCTTCGCGGCAGCCAATCGAAGGCGATCCTGTCGCAAGGAGCCGAGCGGTGTGAGAGTTATGGCTTCTGTCGGGACTCTTCAAAAACGACTGTCACGCATGCGGTGAAAGATCTGATTGATTCGGGCTATCTGGCGGTGATTGGTCAGGAGTATCCCTTGCTTGACCTGACGCGCCTGGGCCGCGAGGTGCTGAACGGGACCCGTGCCCTCGACGCAGGGCAGGCGGCCGGGGGCGCGATCGGTGCACGATCGACACAGGCGGCGGCTGAACGGCGACCGTCTCGCGCGATTGAACTCGCCGCCCCGGGTGATCCGCAGCTCTATGAGCGGCTCCGCCGGCTCAGAACGGCATTGGCGGAAGAGGAGGGCGTGGCGCCGTTCGTCATCTTTCATGACAAAACCTTGCGCACGATTGCCAGCCATAAGCCCGTAACCCAGGCGGCTTTGCTGGAAATCCCCGGCATCGGCGACGCGAAAGTCGAGCGCTACGGCCGTCGGGTGTTGGAGATAGTGAACGGAGAGTAA
- a CDS encoding type II toxin-antitoxin system HicB family antitoxin produces the protein MKMKLHVVIEQDEAGYYVAEVPALPGCLSQGKTHAEALANVKEAVAGWLETMEAKTELDLNQSIEVMV, from the coding sequence ATGAAAATGAAGCTCCATGTGGTGATCGAACAGGATGAAGCCGGATATTATGTTGCCGAGGTTCCGGCCTTGCCAGGTTGTCTTTCGCAGGGCAAGACGCATGCAGAAGCACTTGCCAATGTAAAAGAGGCGGTCGCTGGCTGGCTTGAGACGATGGAAGCCAAGACTGAACTCGACTTGAATCAAAGCATTGAGGTCATGGTCTGA